The Prevotella melaninogenica genome has a segment encoding these proteins:
- a CDS encoding helicase-related protein, translated as MKEFEGVLQHNPQIRNLDAVVGFLRASGYFSLRPFLDNIGKVRVLIGIDVDKYIAKAAQQGKLFFGAEEEVKEEYLRKIRTDIETSNYRKDIEDGMYLMVQDLLDKKLELRAHPSKKIHAKIYVLYPDNFNQYSQSMAITGSSNLSGNGLGITQDKQYEFNVKLDRYDDVKFAKDEFEQLWKESEGCEITSEDIKAAIDRTYLKGDVPPYDLYIKMLMEYYADRVLETDSADPFDMPEGYTKYDYQMDAVIEGYQKLIRYDGFFLSDVVGLGKTIVATMIAKKFLIENGYEHTKILVVYPPAVEQNWKSTFKDFGIDKYAKFITNGSLSKVLDEEDYNYWNAEEYDLVLVDEAHKFRSHTTSAFEQLQEICKMPRLEAGNIPGYKKKVMLISATPMNNSPADIYNEILLFQDPRHCTIDGVSNLTAFFSPLIKEFKRLRKNNNTSIEDFKRLAEKVRDRIIKPLTVRRTRTDIESIARYNKDVNGFPKVEHPIENQYELNEHLANLFEQAIQILDKKLTYARYQAIAYLKPEVANGLYDNAELISRSLAGIRKNGLVKRLESSFYAFQVSIENFHQANQNMIDMFDNDKVYIAPDLDINLLLESGLSEEEIEEKLNAKASNNPKNAIFHAADFRPEFIDMLHDDQAILEQMSADWKDISDEDDSKFAKFNELLKHELFRTDRNPEKKLVVFSESVDTVDYLKRRINRKDVLVISAQNRNKQFKTIRENFDANYKQKLNEYNIILTTDVLAEGVNLHRSNVIVNYDTPWNSTRLMQRIGRVNRIGSASKHIYNYVFYPSREGNKQINLNQIALSKIQSFHSTFGEDNQIYSQEEIIDRNLSKLFDEGVNEQKKDINKELPFYEELRTLFKTNRQEYNRIAKISLRSRTGRESKTINGVTLSEDTLVFLKTNFRKVFFLVSENAQEISVLDALNYFKATKDEKPVTRISNHHKHVEKALTKFRTIQDEEIRIQETSQKDLSNLGAQVSTAINLLNNFMNEIGDNDLYIKVAHLKTLVERGVITYIAKRLQRIQKNLRRTGGKARMTHDEAFSEIITMAQKYAPYYIAEETMLNQQETDAEIILSESFQ; from the coding sequence ATGAAAGAATTTGAGGGTGTATTACAGCACAATCCTCAAATCAGAAATCTTGATGCTGTTGTAGGCTTTCTTCGTGCATCTGGCTACTTCTCTTTACGCCCTTTCCTTGATAATATCGGAAAGGTGAGAGTACTGATAGGCATAGATGTAGACAAATATATCGCAAAAGCAGCACAGCAAGGAAAACTATTTTTTGGAGCAGAAGAAGAGGTTAAAGAGGAGTATCTCAGAAAGATAAGAACTGACATAGAAACTTCCAACTATCGTAAGGATATAGAAGATGGAATGTATCTAATGGTACAAGACCTTCTTGACAAAAAACTTGAATTACGCGCTCATCCTTCCAAAAAGATTCATGCAAAGATATATGTGCTATATCCCGATAATTTTAATCAGTACTCTCAGAGTATGGCCATTACAGGTTCAAGTAATTTATCAGGGAATGGATTAGGAATAACACAGGACAAGCAATATGAGTTCAATGTAAAGTTGGACCGATATGATGATGTGAAATTTGCAAAAGATGAGTTCGAGCAGTTATGGAAAGAATCTGAAGGTTGTGAAATTACCTCTGAAGATATAAAAGCAGCCATTGACAGAACCTACCTTAAAGGCGATGTTCCTCCTTATGATCTTTACATTAAGATGCTAATGGAGTATTATGCTGACCGTGTACTTGAGACCGACAGTGCTGATCCCTTTGATATGCCAGAGGGCTATACGAAATATGATTATCAGATGGATGCCGTCATAGAAGGCTATCAAAAGCTTATTCGCTACGATGGATTCTTTCTCTCGGATGTGGTTGGCTTGGGTAAGACCATTGTTGCAACCATGATTGCAAAGAAATTCCTTATAGAGAATGGTTATGAGCACACCAAGATTCTTGTAGTTTACCCTCCAGCAGTAGAACAGAACTGGAAGTCTACTTTCAAAGATTTTGGTATAGACAAATACGCCAAGTTCATTACAAACGGTAGCTTAAGCAAGGTTCTTGATGAAGAGGATTATAATTATTGGAATGCAGAAGAATATGATCTCGTACTTGTAGATGAGGCTCACAAATTCCGCAGTCATACCACATCAGCTTTTGAGCAACTTCAAGAAATCTGTAAGATGCCACGTTTAGAAGCAGGTAATATTCCTGGTTACAAAAAGAAGGTCATGCTTATTTCTGCAACCCCGATGAACAATTCTCCAGCTGATATCTATAATGAGATATTACTTTTCCAAGACCCTCGTCATTGCACCATTGATGGAGTTAGCAACCTTACTGCATTCTTTTCTCCATTGATAAAAGAATTCAAGAGACTACGAAAAAATAACAATACAAGTATTGAGGATTTTAAACGGTTAGCAGAGAAGGTAAGAGACCGTATCATTAAACCATTAACTGTGCGTCGTACCCGAACAGATATAGAAAGTATAGCCCGATACAACAAGGATGTGAATGGATTCCCTAAAGTTGAACATCCAATAGAGAACCAGTATGAGCTAAATGAGCATTTAGCCAATCTCTTTGAACAAGCTATACAGATTCTTGACAAAAAGCTCACCTATGCACGTTATCAAGCTATTGCATACTTAAAGCCAGAAGTAGCAAATGGTCTTTATGACAATGCAGAGTTGATAAGCCGTAGTCTTGCAGGAATCCGAAAGAATGGACTTGTAAAGCGTTTGGAAAGTAGTTTCTACGCATTTCAAGTTTCTATAGAGAATTTCCATCAAGCCAATCAGAATATGATTGACATGTTTGATAATGACAAGGTCTATATTGCACCAGACCTTGACATCAATTTGCTATTGGAATCAGGATTATCCGAAGAAGAAATCGAAGAGAAACTTAACGCTAAAGCTTCTAACAATCCTAAGAACGCAATCTTTCATGCTGCTGATTTCCGTCCAGAGTTTATTGATATGCTACATGATGATCAAGCTATCCTTGAACAAATGTCAGCTGATTGGAAAGATATTTCTGATGAAGATGATTCTAAGTTTGCCAAGTTTAATGAGTTACTGAAACATGAACTTTTCAGAACTGATCGAAATCCGGAGAAGAAGTTAGTTGTGTTCTCGGAGTCAGTTGATACTGTTGACTATCTAAAACGTAGAATTAATCGTAAGGACGTATTGGTAATCTCTGCACAGAATCGTAATAAACAATTTAAGACCATACGTGAGAACTTTGATGCTAACTACAAGCAGAAACTCAACGAATATAATATCATCCTGACGACAGACGTGCTGGCTGAAGGTGTCAACTTACATCGTTCTAATGTGATTGTAAATTATGATACACCGTGGAATTCGACAAGGCTGATGCAGCGTATTGGTCGTGTTAATCGTATTGGTTCTGCCTCAAAGCATATCTATAACTATGTTTTCTACCCTTCAAGGGAAGGTAATAAACAAATTAATCTGAACCAGATAGCATTAAGCAAAATCCAATCATTCCATAGTACATTTGGCGAGGACAATCAAATTTATTCTCAAGAAGAAATTATAGACCGTAATCTAAGTAAATTATTTGATGAAGGAGTGAACGAGCAAAAGAAAGATATTAACAAGGAACTACCTTTCTATGAAGAACTTCGCACTCTCTTTAAGACGAATCGACAGGAATATAACCGTATTGCTAAGATATCCTTACGCAGTCGAACAGGGCGAGAGTCTAAAACTATTAATGGTGTTACGCTATCTGAAGACACGCTGGTATTCTTAAAGACAAACTTCCGAAAAGTGTTCTTCCTTGTGTCGGAAAATGCTCAAGAAATTTCCGTTCTTGATGCACTTAATTACTTCAAAGCAACTAAGGATGAGAAACCTGTTACTCGTATAAGCAACCATCACAAGCATGTGGAGAAAGCCTTGACAAAGTTCCGTACTATTCAAGACGAGGAAATCCGTATACAAGAAACCTCGCAGAAAGATCTCTCTAATCTGGGTGCGCAGGTTAGTACGGCTATCAATCTGTTGAACAACTTTATGAATGAGATTGGAGACAATGACCTTTACATCAAAGTTGCACATCTGAAAACATTGGTAGAGCGTGGTGTTATCACCTATATTGCCAAGCGTTTACAACGTATCCAGAAAAACCTTCGACGTACTGGCGGTAAAGCTCGAATGACACATGATGAGGCCTTCAGCGAAATCATCACAATGGCACAAAAGTATGCCCCTTATTATATTGCAGAAGAAACAATGTTGAATCAACAAGAAACAGACGCAGAAATTATACTTTCCGAAAG